The following coding sequences lie in one Paracidovorax avenae genomic window:
- a CDS encoding TolC family protein, whose protein sequence is MSHTRPFIATACAALLAGVPILPAPAHAQSLITPRGTTSTESAAPSLALAEAIALALARNPAIAVAQREFDATRGAVLQAGMRPNPELSVQQEDFKQGRRTSTVQITQSLELGGKRASRTAVAERISAQAAADIEQARADVRSQAIVAFHEVLVGQERLRLAQSALQLASGDAEATGKRVQAGKIAPLEETRAKVARAAALAEVAQAEGALRAGRQRLFSLWGDMGRSGTALVGHLDLPAEGLADEAVFARMAASPALLRARLELERAQAAVALERSRQVVDVAVSVGVKRSQENGVTAAVVGLTVPLPVFDRNQGNLAEALAREEKAREELNAVELKLASDIAQAREQLRSARAEAQTLQQDAIPGAREAYEAASRGFQLGKFSYLETLDAQRTLVGTQAQFLRALLDTYRAAAELERLLHVTDASSTLLNPSRP, encoded by the coding sequence GTGTCCCATACCAGACCATTCATCGCAACGGCCTGCGCCGCCCTGCTGGCCGGCGTGCCCATCCTTCCTGCGCCCGCCCATGCGCAGTCCCTGATCACCCCGCGCGGGACCACGTCCACTGAATCGGCGGCCCCTTCCCTGGCTCTGGCGGAAGCCATTGCGCTGGCGCTCGCCAGGAACCCTGCCATCGCCGTGGCGCAGCGCGAGTTCGATGCGACGCGCGGCGCCGTGCTGCAGGCCGGCATGCGCCCGAACCCCGAGCTGTCCGTTCAGCAGGAGGATTTCAAACAGGGGCGGCGGACGTCCACCGTCCAGATCACGCAGTCGCTGGAGCTCGGCGGCAAGCGGGCCAGCCGGACAGCTGTCGCCGAGCGGATCAGCGCGCAAGCGGCTGCCGACATCGAGCAGGCCCGTGCGGACGTGCGTTCCCAGGCCATCGTCGCCTTTCATGAAGTGCTGGTCGGCCAGGAACGCCTGCGGCTGGCCCAGTCTGCGCTGCAACTGGCCAGCGGCGATGCGGAAGCGACCGGCAAAAGGGTGCAGGCGGGCAAGATCGCCCCGCTGGAGGAGACGCGGGCGAAGGTCGCGCGTGCCGCGGCGCTGGCAGAAGTGGCGCAGGCGGAAGGCGCCCTGCGCGCCGGCCGCCAGAGGCTGTTCTCTCTCTGGGGCGACATGGGCCGCAGCGGGACGGCGCTGGTCGGCCACCTGGACCTGCCGGCCGAAGGCCTTGCCGACGAGGCGGTGTTCGCGCGGATGGCCGCATCGCCGGCACTCCTGCGTGCCCGGCTCGAGCTGGAGCGGGCGCAGGCCGCCGTGGCGCTCGAACGCTCGCGCCAGGTTGTGGACGTCGCGGTGTCCGTCGGTGTCAAGCGCAGCCAGGAGAACGGGGTGACGGCTGCCGTCGTGGGCCTGACCGTGCCTCTGCCGGTGTTCGACCGGAACCAGGGCAACCTCGCCGAAGCGCTGGCACGCGAAGAGAAGGCCCGCGAAGAGCTGAATGCGGTCGAACTGAAGCTCGCGTCCGATATCGCGCAGGCCCGGGAGCAGTTGCGGTCTGCCCGTGCCGAGGCGCAGACATTGCAGCAGGACGCGATTCCCGGTGCGCGAGAAGCCTACGAGGCCGCGTCGCGGGGATTCCAGCTGGGCAAGTTCAGCTACCTGGAAACGCTGGATGCCCAGCGCACCCTGGTCGGCACCCAGGCCCAGTTCCTTCGCGCGCTGCTCGATACCTACCGCGCCGCAGCCGAACTGGAGCGCCTGCTCCATGTCACGGACGCGTCGTCCACCCTCCTGAATCCTTCCAGGCCCTGA
- a CDS encoding DUF4189 domain-containing protein, whose product MKFHTTCPLLLTVFIAVSSLHAQTACPSGVAAGSARCGPSGDSGDSALPRPTGHWVKTWGALVSSNQAGGAWSSKGKNSEADARQDALTRCQAQGASDCKVDATFFNQCIAVSGSSAQRGVFTNTGKNKEVAGSRALKDCQDSGRANCAVVFTECTDPYFVRY is encoded by the coding sequence ATGAAGTTCCATACGACCTGCCCCCTGCTTCTCACGGTATTTATCGCGGTCTCGAGCCTGCATGCCCAGACCGCATGCCCCTCCGGCGTGGCCGCCGGAAGCGCGCGCTGCGGTCCGAGCGGCGATAGCGGAGACAGTGCGCTTCCGCGGCCGACAGGCCATTGGGTGAAAACCTGGGGAGCCCTGGTGAGTTCCAACCAGGCGGGTGGAGCCTGGTCCTCCAAAGGCAAGAACTCGGAAGCAGACGCGCGCCAGGATGCCCTGACAAGATGCCAGGCCCAGGGCGCATCCGACTGCAAGGTGGACGCGACGTTCTTCAACCAGTGCATTGCCGTCTCCGGCTCCAGCGCGCAGCGTGGTGTTTTCACGAACACAGGAAAGAACAAGGAGGTTGCCGGCTCACGGGCCCTCAAGGACTGCCAGGACAGCGGCAGAGCGAACTGTGCAGTGGTGTTCACCGAATGCACCGATCCCTATTTCGTGCGGTACTAG